The following coding sequences lie in one Erwinia amylovora genomic window:
- the hemG gene encoding menaquinone-dependent protoporphyrinogen IX dehydrogenase, which translates to MKALILFSSRDGQTRQIAFYIANLLKEQRECDVFNIQHVDDIDWSQYDRVLIGASIRYGHFQPVVAQFVKRNLNALQQRASGFFSVNLTARKPEKRTPQTNAYTRKFLLQSPWEPDCCAVFAGALRYPLYGFFDRTMIQLIMRMTKGETDTSKEVEYTDWQQVSRFAHEFAELSSKLQ; encoded by the coding sequence ATGAAAGCGCTAATCCTCTTTTCCAGCCGTGATGGTCAAACCCGCCAGATTGCCTTCTATATTGCCAACCTTCTTAAGGAGCAGCGTGAATGCGATGTTTTCAACATTCAGCATGTTGATGACATCGACTGGTCTCAATATGACAGGGTGCTGATTGGGGCATCGATCCGTTACGGTCACTTCCAGCCGGTGGTAGCCCAGTTTGTGAAAAGAAACCTCAACGCATTGCAGCAGCGCGCGAGTGGTTTCTTCTCTGTGAACCTGACGGCGAGAAAGCCTGAGAAGCGCACGCCGCAAACTAACGCTTACACACGTAAGTTCTTGCTTCAGTCCCCGTGGGAACCCGACTGTTGCGCGGTTTTTGCCGGCGCACTGCGTTATCCACTCTATGGCTTCTTTGATCGCACTATGATCCAGCTGATTATGCGCATGACGAAAGGTGAAACTGATACCAGTAAGGAAGTCGAGTACACCGACTGGCAGCAGGTGAGCCGCTTTGCCCATGAATTTGCTGAATTATCCAGCAAATTGCAGTAA